A section of the Clostridium sp. TW13 genome encodes:
- a CDS encoding calcium-translocating P-type ATPase, PMCA-type, with product MIRENELIYGLTEKEAGRRNETFGYNELEEKKKTSAIALFLSQFNDFIIWVLIGATVISGIMGQKADAITIMIIVIINAILGFAQEYKTEKSLEALKSLSAPTCKVIRDGGVKVINTRYVTVGDVVILEAGDKVPADGELIDGMNIVVDESILSGESVGVNKGVTDKNKKIYMGTTVLKGKGLVKVNYIGMDTEMGKIANMIQEIEAERSPLKEKLDSLGEILVIMCVVICAVVTILGIIRGNNVAEMFLLGVSLAVAAIPEGLAAIVTVALALGVNRMIKRNALVRKLPAVETLGCTSIICSDKTGTLTQNKMTVKEVYTSGKGMLLDKGKLCTNEILKKIFVLCNDTNYDFNASNLDKGLNGDPTETALVTMFFDDLQKLKLYLSQYQRVYEIPFDSNRKMMSVIVKDKGREICLVKGAPEKLIERCSHILENGRVTTFEPSKKKKVMEDIDKMSNKALRCIGAAYKDTNITKGSSLERNLIFVGVAGSIDPPRIEAKDSVLKCRLAGVTPVMITGDHKNTAYAIAEELGICKDQSQVITGDEIESISDKELREKVKKIRVFARVSPNHKLRIVQAFKKNGNIVAMTGDGVNDAPAIKEADIGVAMGISGTDVTKEASSMILMDDNFKTIVSAVEEGRVIYDNIRKFIRYLLSCNLGEVLTMFLASLFYLPTPLAPIQILFVNLATDGLPAIALGVDPPDADIMSQRPRQRNESIFARGLTEKILVRGTLIGLCTLFAFMAGIYFDLGMTTARTMALSTLVLSQLIHVFECRSERHSIFKIKLFTNPYLVGAVAISLIMLLCAIYMPFFRAIFHTSALQLSQWGIVVFFSGIIALINSVYLYIQDRRRDR from the coding sequence TTGATTCGTGAGAATGAATTAATTTATGGACTAACGGAAAAGGAAGCAGGGAGAAGAAATGAAACTTTTGGTTATAATGAGCTGGAGGAGAAGAAAAAGACTTCTGCCATAGCCTTATTTCTTAGTCAATTTAATGACTTTATAATATGGGTATTGATTGGAGCTACTGTGATTTCAGGCATTATGGGACAGAAAGCAGATGCTATAACCATAATGATAATAGTCATAATAAATGCAATCTTAGGTTTTGCACAAGAATATAAGACAGAAAAGTCTTTAGAAGCACTTAAAAGTTTATCCGCACCTACTTGTAAAGTTATTAGAGATGGTGGAGTAAAGGTCATTAACACTAGATATGTAACTGTAGGCGATGTGGTTATACTTGAAGCTGGGGACAAGGTACCAGCAGATGGTGAACTAATTGATGGTATGAACATAGTAGTAGATGAGTCTATACTAAGTGGTGAATCAGTTGGAGTAAATAAAGGAGTAACAGATAAAAATAAAAAGATATACATGGGGACGACAGTTTTAAAAGGCAAAGGTTTAGTAAAGGTAAATTATATTGGTATGGATACTGAGATGGGGAAGATAGCCAATATGATTCAAGAAATAGAAGCAGAAAGGTCCCCATTAAAAGAGAAATTAGACTCTCTTGGAGAAATTCTTGTTATCATGTGTGTGGTTATTTGTGCGGTGGTAACAATACTTGGTATCATAAGAGGAAACAATGTAGCAGAGATGTTTCTACTAGGAGTTTCATTGGCTGTTGCAGCCATTCCAGAAGGTCTTGCAGCTATTGTAACAGTTGCTTTAGCTTTAGGTGTAAACAGAATGATAAAAAGAAATGCTCTTGTAAGAAAGCTTCCAGCAGTAGAAACTCTAGGTTGCACATCTATAATTTGCAGTGATAAGACAGGAACATTAACTCAAAACAAGATGACAGTAAAAGAGGTATATACTTCAGGAAAAGGCATGCTTTTAGATAAGGGAAAGCTATGTACCAATGAAATACTTAAAAAAATATTTGTGCTTTGTAATGATACAAATTATGATTTTAATGCAAGCAATTTAGATAAAGGATTGAATGGTGATCCTACTGAAACAGCTTTAGTAACTATGTTTTTTGATGATTTGCAAAAATTAAAGTTGTATTTATCTCAATATCAAAGGGTTTATGAAATACCTTTTGATTCTAACAGAAAGATGATGAGCGTTATTGTAAAAGATAAAGGAAGAGAAATTTGCTTAGTAAAAGGTGCTCCAGAAAAACTAATTGAAAGATGTAGTCATATTTTAGAGAATGGTAGAGTAACAACCTTTGAACCATCTAAAAAGAAAAAGGTAATGGAAGATATAGATAAAATGTCAAATAAAGCATTAAGATGTATAGGTGCTGCATATAAGGACACCAACATTACTAAAGGAAGTTCTCTTGAGAGAAATCTTATCTTTGTAGGAGTGGCAGGAAGTATTGATCCACCAAGAATAGAGGCAAAGGATTCAGTATTAAAATGTAGGTTAGCAGGAGTAACACCTGTTATGATTACAGGTGACCATAAGAATACAGCTTATGCTATTGCAGAAGAGTTAGGCATATGTAAGGATCAATCACAGGTTATTACAGGTGATGAAATCGAGAGTATTTCAGATAAGGAACTTAGGGAAAAGGTTAAGAAGATTAGAGTATTTGCAAGGGTAAGTCCAAATCATAAGCTTAGAATTGTTCAAGCTTTTAAAAAGAATGGCAATATAGTTGCAATGACTGGAGATGGTGTAAATGATGCACCAGCCATAAAGGAAGCAGATATAGGGGTTGCTATGGGAATATCAGGAACTGACGTAACCAAGGAAGCTTCTTCTATGATATTAATGGATGATAACTTTAAAACTATAGTTTCTGCTGTTGAAGAGGGAAGAGTTATCTATGATAATATCAGAAAATTTATTAGATACTTACTTTCATGTAACTTAGGAGAAGTTTTAACCATGTTCCTAGCTTCATTATTCTATTTACCAACTCCACTGGCTCCAATACAGATTTTATTTGTAAATCTAGCAACAGATGGGTTGCCAGCTATAGCATTAGGGGTAGATCCACCAGATGCAGATATAATGAGCCAAAGACCAAGACAAAGAAACGAAAGTATTTTTGCAAGAGGACTAACAGAAAAGATTTTAGTTAGGGGAACCTTAATAGGATTATGTACTTTGTTTGCATTTATGGCAGGGATATATTTTGATCTAGGAATGACAACTGCTAGAACTATGGCATTAAGTACTCTAGTTCTTTCACAACTTATTCATGTATTTGAATGCAGATCTGAAAGACATTCAATCTTTAAGATTAAGCTTTTCACCAATCCTTATTTGGTAGGAGCTGTTGCAATCTCTTTAATAATGTTATTGTGTGCAATATATATGCCTTTCTTTAGAGCAATTTTTCACACATCAGCTTTACAATTGTCTCAATGGGGGATAGTTGTGTTCTTCTCTGGAATAATAGCCTTGATTAATAGTGTTTATCTATATATTCAGGATAGGAGAAGAGATAGATAA
- a CDS encoding DUF6385 domain-containing protein, producing the protein MMSSNLNQYLRSIYSDNPSVNFRLVNYEFYNKFISLKYCVKLKSKNKERIVFNNSYFSIYTFSVENLTDNNLIINIEISPDNQFFCKQSTPKAEIEPKTMDVFVPSVFLKYTALVFENPTDGYVYIYLQGQL; encoded by the coding sequence ATGATGTCTTCAAATTTAAATCAATATTTACGGAGTATATATAGTGACAATCCTTCAGTAAACTTTAGACTTGTAAATTACGAGTTTTATAATAAATTTATTTCATTAAAATATTGCGTTAAGCTAAAATCTAAAAATAAAGAACGAATAGTTTTTAATAATAGCTATTTTTCAATTTATACTTTTTCAGTGGAAAACCTAACTGATAATAATTTAATCATAAACATAGAGATATCACCAGATAATCAATTTTTTTGTAAACAAAGCACTCCCAAAGCAGAAATTGAACCCAAAACCATGGATGTATTCGTACCTTCAGTATTTTTAAAGTATACAGCCTTAGTTTTTGAAAATCCAACTGATGGTTACGTATATATTTATCTGCAAGGTCAATTATGA
- a CDS encoding DUF6385 domain-containing protein — protein sequence MNNLIFNKVASDFNTTVYAQDSSGNAQPLKVDGQSRLSIAGTVDGTVTVGNTVTVAGTVTVGNTVTVAATATLPVEGTVTVAAVSSTVTVAGTVTVGNTVTVAATATLPVEGTVTVAAISSTVTVAGTVTVGNTVTVAATATLPVEGTVTVAAVSSTVTVAGTVTVGNTVTVGNTVNTVITGNNFVSNTVTNQSITGTGVLLDGTDISQISTASMFIYNLSATTITLSLQLSPTTTDGDYISDPNFTNVAIAGNGSKMIPIQPFAHYARLQYAMGSSSSNVTAYYNGQA from the coding sequence ATGAACAATTTGATTTTTAATAAAGTGGCATCAGATTTTAACACCACAGTTTATGCTCAAGATTCTTCTGGAAATGCCCAACCATTAAAAGTAGATGGGCAGAGTAGGTTATCTATTGCTGGTACAGTAGATGGTACAGTCACAGTAGGAAACACAGTAACAGTGGCAGGCACAGTAACTGTAGGAAATACAGTAACAGTAGCTGCAACAGCAACATTACCAGTAGAGGGAACAGTAACAGTAGCAGCAGTATCAAGCACAGTGACTGTAGCAGGCACAGTAACCGTAGGAAATACAGTAACAGTAGCTGCAACAGCAACATTGCCAGTGGAAGGAACAGTAACAGTAGCAGCAATATCAAGCACAGTGACTGTGGCGGGAACAGTAACCGTAGGAAATACAGTAACAGTAGCTGCAACAGCAACATTGCCAGTGGAAGGAACAGTAACCGTAGCAGCGGTATCAAGCACAGTGACTGTAGCAGGTACAGTTACTGTTGGAAATACAGTAACTGTAGGAAACACAGTAAATACTGTGATAACAGGAAATAACTTTGTTTCAAATACAGTAACTAATCAATCAATTACAGGTACAGGTGTTTTACTTGACGGCACAGATATATCTCAAATAAGTACTGCATCAATGTTTATATACAATCTAAGTGCTACAACAATAACTTTATCTTTGCAGCTAAGCCCAACTACTACTGATGGAGATTATATTAGTGATCCTAACTTCACTAATGTAGCTATAGCTGGAAATGGTAGCAAAATGATTCCTATACAGCCATTTGCACACTATGCAAGATTACAATATGCAATGGGTTCTTCATCAAGCAATGTAACAGCATATTATAATGGTCAAGCATAG
- a CDS encoding tetratricopeptide repeat-containing glycosyltransferase family 2 protein, protein MINKNKTLSLCMIVKNEEKFLSKCIDSVRKIISEIIIVDTGSTDKTVEIAKGYSAKVYSYEWNDNFAEARNFAISKASSDWVLLLDADEEVIEDGCEKILNFINKTSLDGCNFVVYNYTGNDISSEYTVHNAFRLLRNNGKYNFKGEIHEQIVRKDKKEIVGLFAVSDIVIKHYGYLNSVINEKKKRDRNIPIILKQLELEPENAFYLFNLGNEYLAKQDINEALKIYNKAMNYADVNQPYAPHLFYRRLTCLMQLKRYEEAITAANQALNQYPKSTDFEYLKGTVYFECNMVTLAIDSFNKCIEMGEPPSYLKFLSDCCSFKPYIALGELYESVSDYDKAIDFYNKALNSNKDAYYILYTIGSIVKKQYKDGNIVSDMLLRYFSAKEYVPNLILLTDILINLDFYDIAELYADKILDKENSNVDGLFLKAKVHFYKKKYHMAYEGFMQVENFHDTENILANIRTESLQYLVIIALLQSDKDITSVLNLIKEKQVNEIYKIYRQIYCLHAKLCEDVLTGDEDAGLVLQTAVSFLDKLLKVKEYDLFNDSVDILNKINSDQVLINLGKIYNKNGLKDLAIKTILQSIQELKVVDRESINILYQTTLL, encoded by the coding sequence TTGATAAATAAGAATAAAACCTTAAGTTTATGCATGATTGTAAAAAATGAAGAAAAGTTTTTATCAAAGTGTATAGATAGTGTACGGAAAATTATAAGTGAAATTATTATTGTAGATACTGGTTCAACAGATAAAACTGTAGAAATTGCTAAGGGATACTCAGCTAAGGTTTATAGCTATGAGTGGAATGATAATTTTGCTGAAGCAAGGAATTTTGCCATAAGTAAAGCGAGTAGTGATTGGGTTTTGCTTTTAGATGCAGATGAAGAAGTTATAGAAGATGGTTGTGAAAAGATATTAAATTTTATTAATAAAACTTCATTGGATGGTTGTAATTTTGTTGTATACAATTATACTGGAAATGATATTTCTTCTGAGTATACAGTGCATAATGCCTTTAGGTTGTTAAGAAATAATGGTAAATACAATTTTAAAGGAGAAATACACGAACAGATAGTCAGAAAAGATAAGAAAGAGATAGTAGGACTTTTTGCTGTAAGTGATATAGTAATAAAGCATTATGGCTATTTAAATTCTGTAATAAATGAAAAGAAAAAACGTGACAGGAATATTCCAATTATTCTTAAGCAATTAGAGTTAGAACCAGAAAATGCATTCTATTTATTTAATTTGGGGAATGAGTATCTTGCAAAACAAGATATAAATGAGGCTTTGAAAATTTATAATAAAGCTATGAATTATGCAGATGTTAATCAACCTTATGCGCCTCATCTATTTTATAGACGTCTTACTTGTTTAATGCAGTTAAAGAGATATGAAGAAGCAATAACAGCTGCTAATCAAGCTTTGAACCAGTACCCTAAATCTACAGATTTTGAGTATTTAAAAGGAACAGTTTATTTTGAGTGCAACATGGTAACCCTAGCCATAGATTCTTTTAACAAGTGTATAGAGATGGGTGAACCGCCTAGTTACTTAAAGTTCTTAAGTGATTGCTGTAGCTTCAAACCATATATTGCTTTGGGAGAGTTATATGAGAGTGTAAGTGATTATGATAAGGCAATTGACTTTTATAATAAAGCGCTTAATTCCAACAAAGATGCGTATTATATTCTATATACAATAGGAAGTATAGTAAAGAAACAATATAAAGATGGGAATATAGTATCAGATATGTTGCTAAGATATTTTTCAGCAAAAGAATATGTACCAAATCTGATTTTATTAACAGATATATTGATAAATTTGGATTTTTATGATATTGCAGAATTGTATGCAGATAAGATATTAGATAAAGAAAACAGCAATGTAGATGGTTTGTTTTTAAAAGCTAAAGTACATTTTTATAAGAAAAAGTACCATATGGCTTATGAAGGCTTCATGCAGGTAGAAAATTTTCATGACACAGAAAACATTTTAGCTAATATAAGAACAGAAAGCTTGCAGTATCTAGTTATCATAGCTTTACTTCAAAGTGATAAAGATATAACTTCAGTATTAAATTTGATAAAAGAAAAGCAGGTGAACGAAATATATAAAATATATAGACAAATATATTGTTTGCATGCAAAGTTATGTGAAGATGTATTAACAGGTGATGAAGATGCTGGTTTAGTTTTACAGACAGCAGTTTCATTCTTGGATAAATTATTGAAAGTTAAAGAATATGATCTTTTTAATGATAGTGTAGATATATTAAATAAAATTAATAGTGACCAGGTTTTAATTAATTTAGGAAAGATATATAATAAAAATGGTCTTAAAGATCTAGCTATAAAAACCATCCTTCAATCAATACAAGAACTTAAAGTTGTTGATAGAGAAAGTATTAATATATTGTATCAAACTACTTTGTTGTAA
- a CDS encoding DUF4003 domain-containing protein has product MMYKTLKNKVDKLAAAYEYAEENLRYDGNLINNFTSIVYSDIDKELDYKFIKDIRKHISSKTPWFSSFRGNSLYMLSILLSVEEDWNNVFEKVAFWEEHLRSAGFREGTYLVMSSWVLAKSIGDEEDKEDVLRRVIGFYNFIKKNYSNITSSDDYLVCVFLAIANLSPLEYKSTLDYILKNLKKGQEYTSNNRAQALANALTMDRKECESNLDRVRAIIYGCEKIGYQIPNHYMTVIGIATLFIKDTNELLSEVEVAIEYLSQFHQYNFFMDKSFKCILAIITVLNDRKINKVILNSIIAVCINDEIEGQTNSLLSSVN; this is encoded by the coding sequence ATGATGTACAAAACTTTAAAAAATAAAGTAGATAAATTGGCTGCGGCCTATGAATATGCAGAAGAAAACTTAAGATATGACGGAAATCTTATTAATAATTTTACATCTATAGTGTATTCAGATATAGATAAGGAGCTAGATTATAAATTTATTAAGGATATAAGAAAACATATAAGTAGTAAAACTCCATGGTTTTCTAGCTTTAGAGGTAACTCCTTATATATGTTGTCAATATTATTATCTGTTGAAGAGGATTGGAATAATGTCTTTGAGAAAGTAGCTTTTTGGGAAGAACATTTACGTTCAGCAGGATTTAGAGAGGGAACATATCTAGTTATGTCTTCTTGGGTATTGGCAAAATCTATAGGAGATGAAGAAGATAAAGAAGATGTATTGCGAAGAGTTATTGGGTTTTATAATTTTATCAAAAAAAATTATTCCAATATTACATCAAGTGATGACTATTTAGTATGTGTTTTTTTGGCAATTGCAAATTTATCTCCGTTAGAGTATAAATCTACTCTAGATTATATATTGAAAAATTTAAAAAAGGGACAAGAATACACTAGCAATAATAGAGCTCAAGCATTGGCAAATGCATTAACTATGGATAGAAAAGAATGTGAGAGTAATTTAGATAGAGTAAGAGCCATAATTTATGGCTGTGAAAAAATAGGATATCAAATTCCAAATCACTATATGACCGTTATAGGAATAGCTACATTGTTTATAAAAGATACTAATGAATTATTGAGCGAAGTGGAAGTTGCAATCGAATACTTAAGTCAATTTCATCAATATAATTTTTTTATGGATAAATCATTTAAATGTATATTAGCAATAATAACTGTACTTAATGACAGAAAAATTAATAAGGTTATTTTAAATTCGATTATAGCTGTATGCATTAATGATGAAATAGAAGGGCAAACTAATTCACTATTATCATCAGTAAATTAA
- the deoC gene encoding deoxyribose-phosphate aldolase, with the protein MDKKKLAGMIDHTILKAEATESAVRTVCEEALKYEFASVCINPANVALAAELLKASTVKVCTVIGFPLGANTSKVKAFEVTDAISNGADEVDMVINIGKLKDKDYEYVKNDIKAVVDAAKGKALTKVIIETCLLTDEEKVIACKLAKEAGADFVKTSTGFSTGGSTPEDIKLMRETVGPDLGVKASGGVRSYKDAEAVINNGATRIGASASIAIVEGGVSTENY; encoded by the coding sequence ATGGATAAGAAGAAGTTAGCAGGTATGATTGATCATACAATACTTAAGGCAGAAGCTACTGAAAGTGCAGTAAGAACTGTATGTGAAGAGGCATTAAAATATGAATTTGCATCAGTTTGCATAAATCCAGCAAATGTTGCTTTAGCAGCAGAATTACTTAAAGCAAGTACTGTAAAGGTATGTACAGTTATAGGATTCCCTTTGGGAGCTAATACATCAAAGGTTAAAGCTTTTGAAGTAACAGATGCTATAAGCAATGGTGCTGATGAAGTTGATATGGTTATTAACATAGGAAAGCTTAAAGATAAAGATTATGAATATGTAAAGAATGATATAAAGGCTGTAGTTGATGCAGCAAAAGGTAAAGCGCTTACAAAGGTTATAATTGAGACTTGTCTTTTAACAGATGAAGAAAAAGTTATAGCATGTAAGCTAGCAAAAGAAGCAGGTGCTGATTTTGTTAAAACTTCAACAGGCTTCTCAACTGGTGGTTCAACTCCAGAAGATATTAAGCTTATGAGAGAAACTGTGGGACCTGATTTAGGGGTAAAAGCATCTGGTGGAGTTAGATCTTATAAGGATGCTGAGGCTGTAATAAATAATGGAGCCACAAGAATTGGTGCTTCTGCTTCAATAGCCATAGTTGAAGGTGGAGTAAGTACTGAAAACTACTAA
- a CDS encoding AAA family ATPase has product MIKELTPAQVIFDFPKLDINKGLEEGKETYIPNMQNIYEEISRMFNIKKEGYNLYIVDSLSKEKLGVIINYLEEKIKLRHAPKDILYVTYEEEREPAPLFVGNGRGKEVQDMVNKIKDIYREKLFDFYNSSSDIDKENIIEELQRARNSSMETLEDLAEKQGFSIKTTSSGVAFIPLKENEMAMTEKEYDELKNEEKDGIIEKASKLKEEAKNILDKLKVIEVDAVEKLKKILITNLSKETEEIKKEFKNLFSDEEEIIEYIQLMCNFIEESSVEVYNMNYEEEEEELGIIFDKYNINVLVDNKDNAVPRIIYEEDPNLQNLIGEIEYEAHKGTYVTDMTLIKAGSILKANEGFLIIDANSLLNNAGSYQGMRKILSTGKLNFDYNRGYLELLTLNTLRTKPIEINTKIILIGDYKIYDLLYSYDEEFKRIFKLNVEYDPIISYANSASKLRAYVLEVAKNNDLLPIEEGAIVEIAKYLARKSGSKKKVVFDGLEIEKLLLLSNDSALSKNQASITQDNVLDFCTKKGIEEREILEMYKDKKINININSHIVGSINGLSVIDTGYYMFGKPIRITCICTKGDGKVIDFQKENNLSGHIHEKSINILTSLLSMFIESYCKISVDFNLSFEQTYGKIEGDSASVAEVLCMLSALSKVPINQNIAVTGSINQFGDIQPIGGVSEKIEGFYNVCEELGDCIGKGVLIPSTNIDELILPPKIEEAINKGDFKIYCMDSIYDAIDVMMLENKIEIKDLTRKIKEQMDLFSDKKQ; this is encoded by the coding sequence ATGATTAAAGAGTTAACTCCAGCTCAAGTTATATTTGATTTTCCTAAATTAGATATAAATAAAGGGCTTGAAGAAGGTAAAGAAACTTATATTCCCAATATGCAGAATATATATGAGGAAATTAGTAGGATGTTCAACATTAAAAAAGAAGGGTACAATTTATATATAGTAGATAGCCTTTCTAAAGAAAAGCTTGGTGTAATTATCAACTATCTAGAAGAAAAAATAAAATTAAGACATGCTCCTAAAGATATTTTGTATGTAACTTATGAAGAGGAGAGAGAACCTGCTCCGTTGTTTGTAGGTAATGGCAGAGGAAAAGAAGTTCAAGATATGGTAAATAAAATTAAGGATATTTATCGGGAAAAATTATTTGATTTTTATAATTCATCTTCAGATATTGATAAAGAAAATATTATAGAGGAGCTTCAACGTGCAAGAAATTCATCAATGGAAACGTTAGAGGATTTAGCAGAAAAGCAGGGGTTTAGTATTAAGACTACCTCTAGTGGAGTAGCCTTTATCCCTTTAAAAGAAAACGAAATGGCTATGACAGAAAAGGAGTATGATGAATTAAAGAATGAAGAAAAGGATGGCATTATCGAAAAAGCCAGTAAGTTAAAGGAAGAAGCTAAAAATATTTTAGATAAGCTAAAAGTTATAGAGGTAGATGCAGTAGAGAAGCTTAAGAAAATTCTTATCACAAATCTATCTAAAGAAACTGAAGAAATAAAAAAAGAATTTAAGAATTTATTCAGTGATGAGGAAGAGATAATAGAGTATATTCAATTAATGTGCAATTTTATAGAAGAGAGTTCAGTGGAAGTTTATAACATGAATTATGAAGAGGAAGAAGAGGAACTTGGTATTATTTTTGACAAATATAATATAAATGTATTGGTTGATAACAAGGATAATGCTGTTCCAAGGATTATATATGAAGAGGACCCCAATTTACAAAATTTAATTGGTGAAATAGAATATGAAGCACATAAGGGAACTTATGTAACAGATATGACATTAATAAAAGCAGGATCAATATTAAAGGCCAATGAAGGTTTTTTGATAATAGATGCTAACTCATTACTCAATAATGCAGGTAGCTACCAAGGAATGAGAAAAATATTATCAACAGGAAAATTGAATTTTGATTATAATCGTGGCTACTTAGAACTGCTTACTTTAAACACATTAAGGACAAAACCTATTGAAATTAACACAAAGATTATATTGATTGGTGATTATAAAATATATGATTTATTGTATTCCTATGATGAAGAATTTAAAAGAATTTTCAAATTAAATGTGGAGTATGATCCTATTATTAGCTATGCAAACTCAGCTTCTAAATTAAGAGCATATGTGCTTGAGGTAGCAAAAAATAATGATTTGTTACCAATTGAAGAAGGGGCCATAGTAGAGATAGCTAAATATCTAGCCAGGAAGTCTGGAAGTAAGAAAAAGGTTGTTTTTGATGGACTAGAAATAGAAAAACTTTTATTATTATCTAATGACTCAGCTTTAAGCAAAAATCAAGCTTCTATAACCCAAGATAATGTTTTAGATTTTTGCACTAAAAAGGGTATTGAAGAGAGAGAAATATTAGAAATGTATAAAGATAAAAAAATAAATATAAACATTAATTCTCATATTGTTGGCAGTATAAATGGATTGTCAGTCATTGATACAGGATATTATATGTTTGGAAAACCAATAAGAATTACCTGCATTTGTACTAAGGGAGATGGAAAGGTAATAGATTTTCAAAAGGAAAATAATTTAAGCGGACATATCCATGAAAAATCAATTAATATTTTGACTTCATTGCTTAGTATGTTTATAGAGTCTTATTGCAAAATTTCGGTGGATTTCAATTTGAGTTTTGAGCAAACTTATGGAAAGATAGAAGGTGATAGTGCTTCTGTAGCCGAAGTACTTTGTATGCTATCAGCTTTAAGTAAGGTACCTATAAACCAAAATATAGCAGTTACTGGTTCTATAAATCAATTTGGAGATATTCAACCAATAGGTGGTGTAAGTGAAAAAATTGAAGGATTCTATAATGTTTGTGAAGAATTAGGAGATTGCATTGGTAAAGGAGTATTAATTCCGTCTACTAATATAGACGAGTTAATACTTCCTCCTAAAATTGAAGAAGCAATAAATAAAGGTGATTTTAAAATTTACTGTATGGATAGCATATATGATGCTATTGATGTGATGATGCTAGAGAATAAAATAGAAATTAAGGATTTGACAAGAAAAATTAAAGAACAGATGGATTTATTTTCAGATAAGAAACAATAG
- the spoIIAA gene encoding anti-sigma F factor antagonist, with protein sequence MYLKFSKVSDVIIVTMIGELDHHSAEEVRIKIDDRIDRENVNKIILDFSSVGFMDSSGIGMVLGRYKKIAVKKGNLVVVALNKGVKRVFELSGMFKVIKDYDNIDEAIKCV encoded by the coding sequence ATGTATTTAAAATTTTCTAAAGTATCAGATGTTATTATAGTTACAATGATAGGAGAGCTAGATCATCATAGTGCAGAAGAAGTTAGAATAAAGATAGATGATAGAATAGATAGAGAAAATGTAAACAAAATAATTTTAGATTTTTCATCTGTTGGATTTATGGATAGCTCTGGAATTGGTATGGTTCTTGGTAGATATAAAAAGATAGCTGTAAAAAAAGGCAATTTAGTTGTGGTAGCATTGAATAAAGGAGTAAAAAGAGTTTTTGAATTATCAGGTATGTTTAAAGTAATCAAAGATTATGACAATATAGATGAGGCTATTAAGTGTGTTTAG
- the spoIIAB gene encoding anti-sigma F factor gives MIDNKMKIEFLSKSENEAFARVAVASFVAQLDPTMDEITDIKTAVSEAVTNSIIHGYENKPENTVAILCCIEGRTVTVVVEDSGVGISNIEEAREPLYTSRPDLERSGMGFTMMETFMDEVEVFSEKNKGTKVVMKKIFKAIS, from the coding sequence ATGATAGATAATAAGATGAAAATAGAATTTTTAAGTAAATCTGAGAACGAAGCTTTTGCCAGAGTTGCTGTTGCATCCTTTGTAGCACAATTAGATCCAACAATGGATGAAATAACAGATATAAAAACAGCTGTCTCAGAAGCTGTTACAAATTCCATAATACATGGATATGAGAATAAGCCAGAAAATACTGTGGCTATTTTGTGCTGTATAGAAGGAAGAACAGTTACTGTAGTAGTTGAGGATAGTGGTGTAGGAATAAGTAATATAGAAGAAGCAAGGGAACCACTATATACTTCAAGGCCAGATTTAGAGAGATCAGGTATGGGATTTACCATGATGGAAACTTTTATGGATGAGGTTGAGGTATTTAGTGAAAAGAACAAAGGAACTAAGGTGGTAATGAAGAAAATATTTAAGGCTATTAGTTAG